One part of the Papaver somniferum cultivar HN1 unplaced genomic scaffold, ASM357369v1 unplaced-scaffold_123, whole genome shotgun sequence genome encodes these proteins:
- the LOC113331017 gene encoding uncharacterized protein LOC113331017 produces MSEKFVHDVLNHGEHFSAFRVNTLITADELKHFYCKQWRSLSPLSIRFSYMDTNQVVFIQGDIQLQSLVALVIQMNNEDFYLNVDVIPKHTGCSTSSRYLSRSNSGCSSSSGASTSNSCVSESPKLVRMVDHDADKAKPLIIDEWRYVFDNIGREFVGGVKAVRISVDQYKMCTGYKILILKNEKTRFTAKCEEDGCDFFYGCGVGLKLKSPVVTTKGKEAVFEDQYGDDEKSYSDLNWYVKAIEQTNPDSFVKLEADEETGRFKRIFICFGACKHSYRYFRPMIYLDATFFIGSFRRTLMAATCVNGNDGFYPYAFAIVLSENKDNCCFFYHIKCNLPIGKGDANYNAVIDLFYKVAYSYTSANFEEALRGMHAIGCGNVANYLRTIPKEKWANAFFPVCRYAAHSSSIAESFNNWILEFKKLPDFALLDAIRLKVMHMNSKRSVEGLENFNTRLTPVYEDLLNENINVGRTWIVVESMERLYEVRSPRTHSVDLLDRTCTCHRWQVNGFPCAHACAAIQSTREDIYSFVEPYFTTEWYNRTYQDIIFPIPNYDKPQYYDPSDRIIVPIPVPPPGRRREQRFKKAWEKQNRPMMCKKCFTLGHHNRATCPMP; encoded by the exons ATGTCTGAGAAGTTTGTTCATgatgttttgaatcatggtgaacATTTTTCTGCGTTTCGTGTTAATACTTTAATCACCGCTGATGAATTGAAGCATTTTTACTGTAAGCAGTGGAGGTCTTTGTCCCCTTTGAGTATACGTTTTTCCTATATGGATACTAATCAAGTAGTTTTTATACAAGGTGATATACAACTTCAAAGTTTAGTTGCTCTTGTTATTCAGATGAAcaatgaagatttctatttgaatgTTGATGTGATTCCGAAGCATACTGGTTGTAGCACTAGTTCAAGGTATTTGTCTCGTTCTAACTCTGGTTGTAGCAGTAGTTCTGGTGCTagtacttcaaactcttgtgtaAGTGAAAGTCCTAAGCTTGTAAGGATGGTCGATCATGACGCGGACAAGGCCAAGCCTCTCATTATCGATGAATGGCGTTATGTTTTTGACAATATTGGTAGAGAATTTGTGGGTGGTGTTAAAGCTGTAAGGATTTCCGTTGATCAATACAAGATGTGTACTGGTTACAAGATTCTTATTCTTAAAAACGAAAAGACTCGTTTTACTGCGAAGTGCGAAGAAGATGGTtgtg ATTTTTTTTATGGCTGTGGTGTTGGTTTGAAGTTGAAGAGTCCTGTggtgacaaccaa AGGGAAAGAAGCTGTATTTGAAGATCAATATGGTGACGATGAGAAGTCTTATAGCGATTTAAATTGGTATGTGAAAGCcattgagcaaactaatcctgatAGCTTTGTGAAACTTGAAGCTGATGAAGAAACTGGAAGATTTAAGCGGATTTTCATCTGTTTCGGTGCTTGCAAGCATAGCTATAGGTATTTCAggcccatgatttacttggacgctACTTTCTTCATTGGTAGCTTCAGGCGTACTTTGATGGCTGCAACATGTGTCAATGGAAATGATGGCTTTTACCCATATGCCTTTGCTATTGTTTTATCTGAAAACAAAgacaattg TTGTTTCTTTTACCACATCAAGTgcaatctccctattggaaaaggTGATGCGAATTACAATGCCgttattgatttgttttacaaagttGCTTACTCTTACACATCAGCGaactttgaagaagctttgcGGGGCATGCATGCAATTGGTTGTGGAAATGTTGCTAATTATCTCAGGACCATTCCAAAGGAGAAATGGGCAAATGCATTTTTCCCTGTATGCAGATATGCTGCTCACTCTTCATCTATTGCCGAGTCATTCAATAACTGGATTCTTGAGTTCAAAAAGCTGCCTGATTTTGCTCTTCTCGATGCGATACg TTTGAAGGTTATGCATATGAATTCTAAGAGAAGTGTAGAAGGTCTTGAAAATTTTAACACTAGGCTCACTCCCGTATATGAGGATTTACTAAACGAGAACATCAACGTTGGTCGTACTTGGATTGTTGTTGAGTCTATGGAAAGATTGTATGAAGTAAGGTCTCCCCGCACTCATTCTGTAGATCTGTTGGATAGAACTTGTACATGTCACAGGTGGCAAGTAAATGGTTTTCCCTGCGCACATGCTTGTGCTGCCATTCAATCTACAAGGGAGGACATCTattcatttgttgagccatacttcACCACTGAATGGTACAACAGGACATACCAAGATATCATCTTTCCAATCCCCAATTATGACAAGCCACAGTAttatgatcctagtgataggatTATTGTTCCTATTCCCGTGCCTCCACCCGGTAGACGAAGAGAACAGCGTTTCAAGAAGGCTTGGGAGAAGCAAAACAGGCCTATGATGTGCAAAAAGTGCTTCACTCTTGGTCATCACAACAGAGCTACCTGCCCCATGCCTTGA